Proteins encoded within one genomic window of Prauserella marina:
- a CDS encoding MCE family protein — MRGLAAPLTKLSIFVVVTVLFTAVLGVSIANVNLTSTSGYTARFSDATMLLPGDDVRIAGVRVGQVADVRIVDRRQAEVAFEVDSGRSLPADVTATIKFRNLVGQRYVSLERGGGEAGETLKPGDNIPIERTKPALDLTELFNGFKPLFRALSPEDVNTLSYEIVQVLQGEGGTVESLLAHTASLTTTIAEKDQVIGDVIDNLNSLLETVNARTPQLSDLIVRLQQFVSGLSSDREPIGQAIESLGELTTTTAGLLDEAREPLKQDIAALGALTGNLNDSEAVVEHFIQFLPEKASRMAATADYGSWFNFFLCEATGSVQIPGLMEAPVNVPVAPASRERCLT; from the coding sequence CTCGGTGTCAGCATCGCCAACGTCAACCTGACCTCGACCTCCGGCTACACGGCGCGCTTCAGCGACGCGACGATGCTGTTGCCCGGCGACGACGTCCGCATCGCGGGCGTGAGGGTCGGCCAGGTCGCCGACGTCCGCATCGTCGACCGCCGCCAGGCCGAGGTCGCCTTCGAGGTCGACTCGGGGCGCTCCCTGCCAGCCGACGTCACCGCGACCATCAAGTTCAGGAACCTCGTCGGTCAGCGCTACGTCTCGCTGGAAAGGGGCGGCGGCGAGGCAGGCGAAACCCTCAAGCCAGGCGACAACATCCCGATCGAACGGACAAAACCCGCGCTGGACCTCACCGAACTGTTCAACGGATTCAAACCGCTCTTCCGCGCGCTCTCGCCGGAGGACGTGAACACGTTGTCCTACGAGATAGTCCAGGTCTTGCAGGGCGAGGGCGGAACGGTGGAAAGCCTGCTGGCCCACACCGCGTCGCTCACCACGACGATCGCCGAAAAGGACCAGGTGATCGGCGATGTCATCGACAACCTCAACAGCCTGCTGGAAACCGTCAACGCCCGAACCCCGCAGCTGTCCGACCTGATCGTGCGACTGCAACAGTTCGTGTCCGGACTTTCCAGCGACCGCGAACCCATCGGCCAGGCCATCGAATCGCTCGGCGAGCTCACCACGACAACGGCGGGGCTGCTCGACGAGGCGCGAGAACCGCTCAAGCAGGACATCGCGGCGCTCGGCGCGCTGACGGGCAACCTCAACGACAGCGAGGCCGTCGTCGAACACTTCATCCAGTTCCTGCCGGAAAAGGCCAGCAGGATGGCCGCGACGGCCGACTACGGATCCTGGTTCAACTTCTTCCTGTGCGAGGCGACCGGAAGCGTCCAGATCCCCGGCCTGATGGAAGCGCCCGTCAACGTTCCCGTCGCGCCCGCGTCGAGGGAGCGGTGCCTGACATGA
- a CDS encoding MCE family protein, whose protein sequence is MKSFRKRNPIPIALVGIVLMVLGTVAALNSDDLPIIGGGTTYTADFSESAGLQTDDEVRVAGIKVGKVTDIELDGDRVRVSFKVKDAWLGDRTTAAIKIKTLLGQKYVALDPLGDTALDPSDTIPRERTAAPYDVLEAFRGLSQTVEEIDTKQLAQSFDVLSETFANTPEDVRGALDGLSELSTTIASRDKQLSSLLSNTRQVTQTLADRDAEFTKLLEDGNKLLDELSRREQAISTLLEGSRSLATQLQGLVDDNSGQLDPVLTQLDRLTSMLQRNQEALANGIKEFAPFIRVFNNTIGSGRWFDNYICGLLLPSVGPLNEEGCNAR, encoded by the coding sequence ATGAAGAGCTTCCGGAAACGCAACCCGATCCCCATCGCGCTCGTCGGGATCGTGCTCATGGTGCTCGGCACCGTCGCGGCGCTCAACTCCGACGACCTGCCGATCATCGGTGGCGGCACCACCTACACCGCCGACTTCAGCGAATCGGCCGGTCTGCAAACCGACGACGAGGTCCGCGTCGCCGGCATCAAGGTCGGCAAGGTCACCGACATCGAACTCGACGGGGATCGCGTGCGGGTTTCCTTCAAGGTCAAGGACGCGTGGCTCGGCGACCGCACCACCGCGGCCATCAAGATCAAGACCTTGCTCGGCCAGAAGTACGTCGCCCTCGACCCGCTCGGCGACACCGCGCTCGACCCGAGCGACACCATCCCGAGGGAACGCACCGCAGCGCCCTACGACGTGCTCGAAGCCTTCCGCGGTCTCTCCCAGACGGTGGAGGAAATCGACACCAAGCAGCTCGCGCAGAGCTTCGACGTGCTCTCCGAAACCTTTGCCAACACACCGGAGGACGTGCGGGGCGCACTCGACGGGCTCTCCGAGCTTTCCACCACCATCGCCTCCCGCGACAAACAGCTCTCCAGCCTGCTGTCCAACACAAGACAGGTCACCCAGACGCTGGCCGACCGCGACGCCGAATTCACGAAACTCCTTGAGGACGGCAACAAACTCCTCGACGAACTCTCCCGCAGGGAACAGGCCATCTCCACGCTGCTGGAAGGCAGCCGCAGCCTCGCGACCCAATTGCAGGGCCTCGTCGACGACAACTCCGGCCAGCTCGATCCCGTCCTCACCCAGCTCGACCGGCTGACCAGCATGCTCCAGCGCAACCAGGAGGCGCTCGCCAACGGCATCAAGGAATTCGCGCCGTTCATCAGGGTCTTCAACAACACCATCGGCAGTGGACGCTGGTTCGACAACTACATTTGCGGACTGCTGCTGCCCTCGGTGGGGCCGCTCAACGAAGAGGGGTGCAACGCGCGATGA
- a CDS encoding MCE family protein — protein sequence MTDTRFGQTLTRGVAIACVLGLVVAGALWWTLRDASSKHVTAYFPSAIGLYEGNSVRVLGVEMGEVTSVRPKGDQVEVELRYDRSVTIPAGANAVIVAPSLVSDRYVQLAPAYTGGDTLPDGAIIPMNRTAVPLEVDELTSSLSEVSESLGPNGANANGSLSDLLNTLSANVDGNGRKLNDTITKLGQAAGTLSGNSGDLFKTVENLASFSTTLAESDGQVRQFETQLADVSSFLDREKDNLAATVEQLGTTLYSVRDFIEANRGRVKSNVDKLAGITQVLVDQRAALAETLDIAPLALGNLANTYNASSGTLDARANLNELTQPPIVMICGFLKQTPDALDALGDLCGSVAPLLDKAVPLPSLAQSVNALNQGKLPPLPVPLTGQLMSPGGGQ from the coding sequence ATGACCGACACCCGCTTCGGCCAGACCCTCACCCGAGGGGTCGCCATCGCCTGTGTACTCGGCCTCGTCGTCGCGGGCGCGTTGTGGTGGACCCTGCGCGACGCGAGCAGCAAACACGTCACCGCGTACTTCCCCTCAGCCATCGGCCTCTACGAGGGCAACAGCGTCCGCGTGCTCGGCGTCGAAATGGGGGAGGTGACGAGCGTGCGCCCGAAGGGCGACCAGGTCGAGGTCGAACTGCGCTACGACCGTTCGGTGACCATCCCGGCCGGAGCGAACGCCGTGATCGTCGCCCCCTCGCTCGTCTCCGACCGCTACGTACAACTCGCGCCCGCCTACACCGGCGGCGACACCCTCCCCGACGGCGCGATCATCCCCATGAACCGCACCGCGGTACCGCTCGAAGTCGACGAACTCACCAGCTCACTCAGTGAGGTGTCCGAATCGCTCGGCCCCAACGGCGCCAACGCGAACGGCTCACTGTCCGACCTGCTCAACACACTCTCGGCCAACGTCGACGGCAACGGGCGGAAGCTCAACGACACCATCACCAAACTCGGCCAGGCGGCCGGAACCCTTTCCGGCAACTCGGGCGACCTGTTCAAGACCGTCGAAAACCTCGCGAGTTTCTCCACCACTCTCGCCGAAAGCGACGGCCAGGTTCGCCAGTTCGAGACCCAGCTCGCCGACGTGAGCTCCTTCCTCGACCGCGAAAAGGACAACCTCGCCGCGACCGTCGAACAGCTCGGCACCACGCTCTACTCGGTAAGGGACTTCATCGAGGCCAACCGGGGCCGGGTCAAATCCAATGTGGACAAACTGGCCGGCATCACTCAGGTGCTCGTCGACCAGCGCGCCGCGCTCGCCGAAACACTCGACATCGCCCCACTGGCGCTCGGCAACCTCGCCAACACCTACAACGCGTCGTCCGGAACACTCGACGCCCGCGCCAACCTCAACGAGCTGACCCAGCCGCCGATCGTCATGATCTGTGGCTTTCTCAAACAGACCCCCGACGCGCTCGACGCGCTCGGCGACCTGTGCGGCTCCGTCGCCCCGCTGCTCGACAAGGCCGTGCCGCTGCCATCGCTCGCCCAGTCGGTCAACGCGCTCAACCAGGGCAAGCTCCCACCACTACCGGTGCCGCTCACCGGGCAGCTCATGTCGCCGGGAGGTGGCCAGTGA
- a CDS encoding MCE family protein: MKPARLRAFTVAASAAALVAVSGCGFSGVYDVPLPGGADLGDHPYRVKVQFRDVLDLVPQSGVRVNEVPVGRVDDIGLADDGWTAEVTVLVNGDVTLPANAVANLRQSSLLGEKYVELRAPAEHPAQAKLADGDHIPLERTNRSVEVEEVLGALSMLLNGGGVEQLNTITKELNNTLEGNEPDIKALLRNADDLVSTLDAQSGDITRALDGLNRLSSTLNGQRDQIAGAIDDLGPGLAVLEQQRGQLVTMLQALNELSGVAVDTVNASQEDLVANLEALLPTLRKLGEAGSDLPKALELMLTYPFSDAAVEGAKGDYFNLYATVDLNLGEVMANLGRSRQNPLQDVPIVGDLTGPAQGGSGPAPPPLPLPGSEPHSGDQQDQQGQPSQQTGVAGIFGVLSGGAG; encoded by the coding sequence GTGAAACCGGCCCGGCTGCGCGCCTTCACCGTCGCCGCGAGCGCGGCGGCACTCGTCGCCGTGTCCGGCTGCGGCTTCTCCGGCGTCTACGACGTGCCACTGCCGGGAGGCGCCGACCTCGGCGACCACCCCTACCGCGTCAAAGTCCAGTTCAGGGACGTACTCGACCTCGTGCCGCAGTCCGGCGTGCGAGTCAACGAGGTCCCCGTCGGCAGAGTCGACGACATCGGGCTCGCCGACGACGGCTGGACAGCCGAGGTGACCGTCCTCGTCAACGGCGACGTCACACTGCCAGCCAACGCCGTCGCCAACCTCCGGCAATCCAGCCTGCTCGGCGAGAAGTACGTCGAACTGCGAGCACCCGCCGAACACCCAGCCCAGGCCAAGCTCGCCGACGGCGACCACATCCCGCTCGAACGAACCAACCGCAGCGTCGAGGTCGAGGAAGTCCTCGGCGCGCTGTCGATGCTCCTCAACGGAGGCGGCGTCGAACAGCTCAACACCATCACCAAGGAACTCAACAACACCCTCGAAGGCAACGAACCCGACATCAAGGCACTACTGCGCAACGCCGACGACCTCGTCTCCACCCTCGACGCGCAATCCGGCGACATCACGAGAGCGCTCGACGGGCTCAACCGGCTTTCCTCGACGCTCAACGGCCAGCGCGATCAAATCGCGGGCGCCATCGACGACCTCGGCCCCGGTCTCGCGGTGCTCGAACAGCAACGCGGCCAGCTCGTCACCATGCTCCAAGCGCTCAACGAACTCTCCGGCGTCGCCGTCGACACCGTCAACGCCAGCCAGGAAGACCTCGTCGCCAACCTCGAAGCACTGCTTCCGACGCTGCGCAAACTCGGCGAAGCCGGCTCCGACCTGCCGAAGGCGCTCGAACTGATGCTGACCTACCCGTTCAGCGACGCCGCCGTCGAAGGCGCGAAGGGCGACTACTTCAACCTCTACGCCACGGTCGACCTCAACCTCGGCGAGGTCATGGCCAACCTCGGCCGCAGCAGACAGAACCCGCTGCAAGACGTCCCCATCGTCGGAGACCTCACCGGCCCTGCGCAGGGTGGCTCCGGCCCCGCCCCGCCCCCGCTACCCCTGCCCGGTTCGGAACCGCACAGCGGTGACCAGCAAGACCAGCAGGGACAGCCGTCTCAGCAGACTGGGGTCGCCGGCATCTTCGGTGTGCTGTCGGGAGGTGCCGGCTGA
- a CDS encoding MCE family protein has product MLLRKAKIQLIAFAIISVLAIAYALVRFTDIEKVFGTGGYTVQLELNESGGIFTGAEVTYRGYNIGRVGELSLTETGLKAELDIEPEAPKVPSDLHAMVANRSAVGEQFVDLRPVTDNGPYLADGSVIPAERASTPVPTEKVIGDLDSLASSVPTDALRTVVDESYEAFRGTGDDLQVLMDTTRDFTKVAKQYLPQTVELLNSGNVVLNTQNDLATSMKEFSSDLASVSETLKNSDADIRELIGITPQAANQVSELLAESGPGLGSVVANLLTTSNLLFTRQDGLEQALVTYPVVAGGAFSVAPDDGTAHLGLALNLFNPPSCTKGYRAPEEYRPGDDTTPRPPDSSAYCAEPPGSPINVRGSQNAPYNGVPVQPSEEQVRANSTRDEEELASLRGVPGVAGSPGLSITSLGQLVGLTG; this is encoded by the coding sequence ATGCTCCTGCGCAAAGCCAAGATCCAGCTGATCGCGTTCGCGATCATCTCCGTACTCGCCATCGCCTACGCGCTGGTGCGGTTCACCGACATCGAAAAGGTCTTCGGTACCGGCGGTTACACCGTCCAGCTCGAACTGAACGAGTCCGGCGGCATCTTCACCGGAGCCGAGGTCACCTACCGCGGCTACAACATCGGCAGGGTCGGCGAACTGAGCCTCACCGAGACCGGGCTGAAAGCCGAACTCGACATCGAACCGGAAGCCCCGAAGGTGCCCAGCGACCTACATGCCATGGTCGCCAACCGATCAGCGGTGGGGGAGCAGTTCGTCGATCTCAGGCCCGTCACCGACAACGGCCCCTACCTCGCCGACGGCTCCGTCATCCCGGCCGAAAGGGCAAGCACCCCGGTGCCAACGGAAAAGGTCATCGGCGACCTCGACAGCCTGGCGTCCTCGGTGCCCACCGACGCGTTGCGCACCGTCGTGGACGAGTCCTACGAGGCGTTCCGCGGCACCGGCGACGACCTCCAAGTGCTGATGGACACCACGAGAGACTTCACGAAGGTCGCCAAGCAGTACCTTCCGCAGACCGTCGAACTGCTCAACTCCGGCAACGTGGTACTCAACACCCAGAACGACCTCGCCACCTCCATGAAGGAGTTCAGCTCCGACCTCGCCTCGGTTTCCGAGACACTCAAGAACTCCGACGCGGACATCCGTGAGCTCATCGGCATCACCCCGCAGGCCGCCAACCAGGTCAGCGAACTGCTCGCCGAATCGGGACCAGGTCTCGGCTCCGTCGTCGCCAACCTGCTCACCACCTCCAACCTGCTCTTCACAAGGCAGGACGGGCTCGAACAGGCACTGGTCACCTACCCCGTGGTCGCCGGAGGCGCGTTCAGCGTCGCTCCCGACGACGGGACAGCGCACCTCGGGCTCGCGCTCAACCTGTTCAATCCGCCTTCCTGCACCAAGGGCTACCGCGCTCCCGAGGAGTACCGCCCGGGCGACGACACCACGCCGCGCCCACCCGATTCGTCCGCCTACTGCGCTGAACCGCCCGGCAGCCCCATCAACGTCCGCGGTTCCCAGAACGCGCCGTACAACGGCGTCCCCGTTCAGCCGAGCGAGGAACAGGTCAGGGCCAACTCCACAAGGGACGAAGAGGAGCTGGCCTCGCTGCGAGGAGTCCCCGGGGTCGCCGGAAGTCCCGGCCTCAGCATCACGTCACTCGGCCAGCTCGTGGGGCTGACCGGCTAG
- the rpoB gene encoding DNA-directed RNA polymerase subunit beta, with the protein MAVSPANQATAATNSAEKSTGIPGAPKRVSFAKIREPLSTPNLLDVQIRSFEWFTGSEAWFELRVNEGDESPVGGLEEVLNEISPIEDFSGSMSLSFSDPRFDEVKASVEECKDKDMTYAAPLFVTAEFVNNNTGEIKSQTVFMGDFPVMTDKGTFIINGTERVVVSQLVRSPGVYYDQAVDKTTDKDVFSVKIIPSRGAWLEFDVDKRDTVGVRIDRKRRQPVTVLLKALGWTTEAIRERFSFSETLLATLEKDHTAGTDEALLDIYRKLRPGEPPTKESAQTLLENLFFKDKRYDLAKVGRYKINKKLGLGLPYDTGTLTEEDIVTTIEYLVRLHAGEETMKAHDVEVPVETDDIDHFGNRRLRTVGELIQNQIRVGLSRMERVVRERMTTQDVEAITPQTLINIRPVVAAIKEFFGTSQLSQFMDQNNPLSGLTHKRRLSALGPGGLSRERAGMDVRDVHPSHYGRMCPIETPEGPNIGLIGSLCSYARVNPFGFIETPYRKVVEGRVTDQVDYLTADEEDRFVKAQANAPIGDDGHFIEESVLGRRKGGEVELIDPLEVDYMDVSPRQMVSVATGMIPFLEHDDANRALMGANMQRQAVPLLRNESPLVGTGVELTAAVDAGDVLVAEQAGVVEELSADMVTIMHDDGTRKSYGLYKFRRTNAGTCFNHRPVVSEGDRVEQGQVIADGPSTDKGEMALGKNLLVAVMPWEGHNYEDAIVISQRLVQDDVLTSIHIEEHEIDARDTKLGAEEITRDIPNVSEDVLADLDERGIIRIGAEVRDGDILVGKVTPKGETELTPEERLLRAIFGEKAREVRDTSLKVPHGETGKVIGIRVFSREDDDELPPGVNELVRVYVAKKSKIQDGDKLAGRHGNKGVIGKILPVEDMPFMEDGTPVDIVLNTHGVPRRMNIGQILELHLGWLASQGWQVEGAPDWAKNLSEDLRNVEPGTNTATPVFDGAKEEELMGLLSCTKPNRDGDRMVGPEGKAVLLDGRSGEPFPYPVSVGYMYILKLHHMVDDKIHARSTGPYSMITQQPLGGKAQFGGQRFGEMECWAMQAYGAAYTLQELLTIKSDDVLGRVKVYEAIVKGENMPSPGIPESFKVLLKELQSLCLNVEVLSSDGAAIEMRDSDDEDLERAAANLGINLSRNESPSVDDVVQ; encoded by the coding sequence TTGGCAGTCTCTCCCGCGAACCAGGCCACTGCTGCGACCAACTCGGCTGAGAAGTCAACGGGAATCCCAGGAGCACCCAAGCGGGTATCTTTCGCGAAGATCCGCGAACCGCTGAGCACTCCCAACCTGCTTGACGTGCAGATTCGGTCATTCGAATGGTTTACCGGCTCGGAGGCGTGGTTTGAACTCCGCGTCAACGAGGGCGACGAAAGCCCGGTCGGTGGTCTTGAAGAGGTCCTCAACGAGATCTCACCGATCGAGGACTTCTCCGGATCGATGTCCCTGTCTTTTTCCGATCCGCGCTTCGACGAGGTGAAAGCCTCAGTCGAGGAGTGCAAGGACAAGGACATGACCTACGCGGCGCCGTTGTTCGTCACCGCCGAGTTCGTCAACAACAACACCGGCGAGATCAAGAGCCAGACGGTCTTCATGGGTGACTTCCCCGTGATGACCGACAAGGGCACTTTCATCATCAACGGCACCGAGCGCGTCGTCGTCTCGCAGCTCGTCCGTTCGCCGGGTGTGTACTACGACCAGGCCGTCGACAAGACGACCGACAAGGACGTCTTCAGCGTCAAGATCATCCCGAGCCGTGGTGCGTGGCTCGAATTCGATGTCGACAAGCGCGACACCGTCGGCGTGCGCATCGACCGCAAGCGGCGGCAGCCGGTCACGGTGCTGCTGAAGGCGCTTGGCTGGACCACCGAGGCGATCAGGGAGCGCTTCTCGTTCTCCGAGACGCTGCTCGCCACGCTTGAGAAGGACCACACGGCGGGGACCGACGAGGCGCTGCTCGACATCTACCGCAAGCTGCGTCCCGGTGAGCCGCCGACGAAGGAGAGCGCACAGACGCTCCTGGAGAACCTGTTCTTCAAGGACAAGCGCTACGACCTCGCCAAGGTCGGTCGTTACAAGATCAACAAGAAGCTCGGTCTCGGCCTTCCCTACGACACCGGCACGCTGACCGAAGAGGACATCGTCACCACCATCGAATACCTCGTCCGCCTGCACGCGGGCGAGGAGACGATGAAGGCGCACGACGTAGAGGTGCCCGTCGAGACCGACGACATCGACCACTTCGGCAACCGTCGCCTGCGCACCGTCGGCGAGCTGATCCAGAACCAGATCCGGGTCGGCCTTTCCCGCATGGAGCGCGTCGTCCGCGAGCGGATGACCACCCAGGACGTCGAGGCGATCACGCCGCAGACCCTGATCAACATCCGTCCCGTCGTGGCCGCGATCAAGGAGTTCTTCGGAACCTCCCAGCTCTCGCAGTTCATGGACCAGAACAACCCGCTTTCGGGCCTGACTCACAAGCGCCGCCTCTCGGCGCTCGGCCCCGGCGGTCTCTCCCGTGAGCGCGCGGGCATGGACGTTCGCGACGTGCACCCCAGCCACTACGGCCGGATGTGCCCGATCGAGACGCCGGAAGGCCCGAACATCGGTCTGATCGGCTCGCTGTGCTCCTACGCGAGGGTCAACCCGTTCGGTTTCATCGAAACCCCCTACCGCAAGGTCGTCGAGGGCAGGGTCACCGACCAGGTCGACTACCTCACGGCCGACGAGGAAGACCGCTTCGTCAAGGCGCAGGCCAACGCGCCCATCGGCGACGACGGGCACTTCATTGAGGAGAGCGTCCTCGGTCGTCGCAAGGGCGGCGAGGTCGAGCTGATCGACCCGCTTGAGGTCGACTACATGGACGTGTCGCCTCGGCAGATGGTCTCCGTCGCCACCGGCATGATCCCGTTCCTCGAACACGACGACGCCAACCGTGCCCTGATGGGCGCGAACATGCAGCGTCAGGCCGTTCCGCTGCTGCGGAACGAGTCGCCGCTCGTCGGTACCGGCGTGGAGCTCACGGCCGCCGTCGACGCGGGTGACGTACTCGTCGCCGAGCAGGCCGGTGTCGTCGAGGAACTCTCGGCCGACATGGTCACGATCATGCACGACGACGGCACGCGGAAGAGCTACGGACTGTACAAGTTCCGTCGCACCAACGCGGGCACCTGCTTCAACCACCGTCCCGTCGTCAGTGAGGGCGACAGGGTCGAGCAGGGCCAGGTCATCGCCGACGGTCCCTCGACCGACAAGGGCGAGATGGCGCTCGGCAAGAACCTGCTCGTCGCGGTCATGCCGTGGGAAGGCCACAACTACGAGGACGCCATCGTCATCTCGCAGCGGCTGGTCCAGGACGACGTGCTCACCTCGATCCACATCGAGGAGCACGAGATCGACGCCCGCGACACCAAGCTCGGTGCCGAGGAGATCACGAGGGACATCCCGAACGTCTCCGAGGACGTGCTCGCCGACCTCGACGAGCGCGGCATCATCCGCATCGGTGCCGAGGTTCGTGACGGCGACATCTTGGTCGGCAAGGTCACGCCGAAGGGCGAGACCGAGCTGACCCCCGAGGAGCGGCTGCTCCGCGCGATCTTCGGCGAGAAGGCGCGCGAGGTCCGTGACACCTCGCTCAAGGTGCCGCACGGCGAGACCGGCAAGGTCATCGGTATCAGGGTCTTCTCCCGCGAGGACGACGACGAGCTGCCCCCCGGCGTCAACGAGCTCGTCCGCGTCTACGTGGCGAAGAAGAGCAAGATCCAGGACGGCGACAAGCTCGCCGGACGACACGGCAACAAGGGCGTCATCGGCAAGATCCTGCCGGTCGAAGACATGCCGTTCATGGAGGACGGCACTCCGGTCGACATCGTGCTGAACACCCACGGTGTGCCGCGAAGGATGAACATCGGCCAGATCCTCGAACTGCACCTCGGCTGGCTCGCCTCCCAGGGCTGGCAGGTCGAGGGTGCTCCGGACTGGGCGAAGAACCTCTCCGAGGATCTTCGGAACGTCGAGCCAGGCACGAACACCGCGACCCCGGTGTTCGACGGCGCCAAGGAAGAGGAGCTCATGGGGCTGCTCTCCTGCACGAAGCCGAACCGCGACGGCGACCGCATGGTCGGCCCCGAGGGCAAGGCAGTGCTGCTCGACGGACGTTCCGGCGAGCCGTTCCCGTACCCGGTGTCGGTCGGCTACATGTACATCCTGAAGCTGCACCACATGGTGGACGACAAGATCCACGCCAGGTCGACGGGTCCGTACTCGATGATCACCCAGCAGCCGCTTGGTGGTAAGGCACAGTTCGGTGGCCAGCGCTTCGGTGAGATGGAGTGCTGGGCGATGCAGGCCTACGGCGCGGCATACACGCTGCAAGAGCTGCTCACCATCAAGTCCGACGACGTGCTCGGCCGCGTGAAGGTCTACGAGGCGATCGTCAAGGGCGAGAACATGCCGTCGCCGGGTATCCCGGAGTCGTTCAAGGTGTTGCTGAAGGAATTGCAGTCGCTGTGCCTCAACGTCGAGGTGCTCTCCAGCGACGGAGCCGCGATCGAGATGCGCGACTCCGACGACGAGGACCTCGAACGCGCCGCGGCGAACCTCGGCATCAACCTGTCTCGCAACGAGTCACCATCGGTTGATGACGTCGTCCAGTAA